The genomic segment AGCATCAGTTTTTTTCGTAATGAAAAGCGCTTTTTCTTTAGTTTATCTCCCATACGTCCGTCTCCTATCGCATTGGACTCGGCTGCTCATGCGCCGACATCTATAACGGCTCCTATACAGGGCCGCACTGCCGGTTTCTATCGGATTTAACTGACTTAAATCCCGAACGGCATAGTTCGACAATTCTGAAATAGCAAAGCAGGGATATTGTTTCCCTTACCTTAGAGAAGAACTTATTTCTATGACTGATTTTATATCTAGGCAATATAAATTATATAAATTTTGATTGACTTAGTCTATCCCTCTATAAGTGGTACACGTGAAAAACCGTACAGCACAGTACAATGCGATTACTGAAGAGTCCCTACAATCGCTCACCCGCGCGTAGTTGAACCCGCAGTGCTTGGATTTTTGCGTCCATTGATTCGAGTTCATTCAAAATTGCCTTTTCATGCTCGGAAGTTTCGATAACCGCATGAATGCCGCCGTTTTTAATTACAATACGTTTATCGGCATACAGTGCAAGTGCGGGATCATGCGTTGCCATCAGCACGATTTTTTCATTTGATATTAAAAGTTGTAAGGCCTTCTTCCGGTCGATACCTGCATTTTCAATCTCGTCGATAAGAACGATCGGGGATGAACTTAAAATAGCAGTGTCGGCAATCATCAATGCCCGGGACTGTCCGCCGCTCAGCGCAGTAATCGGCGTATCCAGCCGAAACTGCTCTCCTGCCAGTTTATTTGCCGCCTCGATAATCCGTTGAACGGCTGTTTCTTTGTTTTCGACAAGCCTGCTTTCCGCGTGCAGTTCGATAAATTCCCGTACGGAAAGATCCATCACAAAGTTCATATTCTGCGAAAGCTGCGCAACCAGTTTATTGTTAATAGAAAACCTGATTGCTTTATCGGGCACTTCGCCGTTGATTAGGATTGTTCTGCCGGTCGGCGTATCCTTTTGCGCCGTCCATTCGATGTCGGCAAGCAGCCGCGATTTTCCGGAACCGGTCGGCCCGACAATCGAAATAATCTGCGACGGATACAATATCAAATCTTGAAAATTCTCCGGTTCGCCTGACTTATCCGTGCCGGGCAGTATCGTAAGGCTCTGTATGCCTTGGGCATCATCTCCGTTTAAAAAACGCTTCATTTGAATAATGTATTCAAAGAATGAGTGCGATAAGGCCTCCCTATCGATGGCATATTCTTCGCATTGCTCTCCGGAAAGACTTTGCAAGAATGCGTCAAAAGTGAGCTGCGTATTATCCGAAATATGCAGCTCCGTCAATCTGTTTTCCGCAAAAAAATCTTCAATAAACGGATACTCCGCAAGGAGCGTTTCGATTGTTTCTTTTGAAAGGTTTGCCGCCTCGCCCGCAGCGTGATGTGTTACAAGGCCGGTATCGGTATATGCAGTCATATCATAGTCCCCGTATTTTTTAAGATGCCCTATTCTTTTTTTCCGATTGTCTGCGATTCGGCAATCTTCATTTTACGGATGTTGCCCATCTGGAAGTTTTCCCCCACCCGCGTTTCGCCCAAACAGTAGGAGCACAGCGCAGCGGGCATCGGAAAGCGGAGTTCCATTCCCTGTACCGTCGAAATATCCTTATCCCGGCTAAAAAGCAGCGTGCTTAATTCAAAAGCGCCTTGCCCCGTCAGACCGTTCACCTGCATGATAACTGCCCGCGGATTAACGGTGTTGACACGGGCGCAAAACACTTCGCGCTCAGCCTGCGACACAATATCGCCTTTTGTAATGACGACAATATCCGCAGCCTTTAAAAGCGGACCGATTTTTTTCGGCGTATTGATGCCCGACAGATTATCGATAACACAGATGCCGAGAATATTTTTAATATACGGCGAGCAGCGGTTGCACAATCCGGCGGATTCCGTTATCAGGAGATCGAAATTTTCCTTTACGCCCCATTGCACAACTTCTTCGATATTGGAAACAAAGAAATGATCGGGGCAAAGAGAGCCGGAAATGCCTTTTTGAACGGGAATGCCGGCTTTTTCATACAGCACATCGTCGTCGGTGTACAGACAGTCGAATTTCACCACGCCGGCACGGAGTCCTTGCGCCCGCAGCGCATCGATTGTCTTTAAAATAACGCTTGTTTTGCCCGAAGAAGGCGGACCGGAAACAATCAAAAGATTCATAGTACGATAATCATATCATATCTATTTGCAGAATACGGTACCATTCGTTACGAAACTGCAGGGTAAACGCATCAAGTATCTTTTGTTACGAAACGGTGCGTAATAGTTGAGCGGCAATGCGCCCTGCCTTTCCTCGATGGGACAGTTCGTTTTTTTCTTGTGCCGTCAATTCCGCAACCGTTTTGCCGATTTCGGGAAGATACACGATGGGGTCATAGCCGAAGCCGTGCTCGCCGTGTGCCGATATTGCGATAACGCCCTCGCACGTTTCCTGCACCGTAAAAAAACGGTGAGCATCCAGCATCACTACAATGCAGCAGACAAACCGGCAGCTGCGGTTTTTTACACCTTCCATTCGGTGCAGGACAAGCTTATTCCGCTCCTGCGCTTCCAGCTGCACACCGTCTTTCATACCGTACCGGGCTGAATAAATACCGGGCTCACCGCCTAGCGCGTCGATACACAGCCCCGAATCGTCGGCAATTACGGGACTTTTAACGCTTTCATATAATACACGAGCTTTTAACAAAGCATTTTCCAAAAAAGTTTTTCCCGTTTCTTCAGGATCAAATACAATACCGGCATCGGAGGGAATGCTGATGCGGTGGTCTTTTAAAATAGCGGCAAACTCCTCCTGCTTATGCCGGTT from the Treponema vincentii F0403 genome contains:
- a CDS encoding ATP-binding cassette domain-containing protein, with the protein product MTAYTDTGLVTHHAAGEAANLSKETIETLLAEYPFIEDFFAENRLTELHISDNTQLTFDAFLQSLSGEQCEEYAIDREALSHSFFEYIIQMKRFLNGDDAQGIQSLTILPGTDKSGEPENFQDLILYPSQIISIVGPTGSGKSRLLADIEWTAQKDTPTGRTILINGEVPDKAIRFSINNKLVAQLSQNMNFVMDLSVREFIELHAESRLVENKETAVQRIIEAANKLAGEQFRLDTPITALSGGQSRALMIADTAILSSSPIVLIDEIENAGIDRKKALQLLISNEKIVLMATHDPALALYADKRIVIKNGGIHAVIETSEHEKAILNELESMDAKIQALRVQLRAGERL
- a CDS encoding GTP-binding protein, whose product is MNLLIVSGPPSSGKTSVILKTIDALRAQGLRAGVVKFDCLYTDDDVLYEKAGIPVQKGISGSLCPDHFFVSNIEEVVQWGVKENFDLLITESAGLCNRCSPYIKNILGICVIDNLSGINTPKKIGPLLKAADIVVITKGDIVSQAEREVFCARVNTVNPRAVIMQVNGLTGQGAFELSTLLFSRDKDISTVQGMELRFPMPAALCSYCLGETRVGENFQMGNIRKMKIAESQTIGKKE
- the rdgB gene encoding RdgB/HAM1 family non-canonical purine NTP pyrophosphatase, translated to MHIYLASGNRHKQEEFAAILKDHRISIPSDAGIVFDPEETGKTFLENALLKARVLYESVKSPVIADDSGLCIDALGGEPGIYSARYGMKDGVQLEAQERNKLVLHRMEGVKNRSCRFVCCIVVMLDAHRFFTVQETCEGVIAISAHGEHGFGYDPIVYLPEIGKTVAELTAQEKNELSHRGKAGRIAAQLLRTVS